The genomic segment CGCCGAGAGGATCGGAGAGCTGGCCTCTGAAAGCCAGCAGCACGGCGAGGTCGGTGTCGCTGTCGTCGATGGCCAGACTCGGAGTAGAAGAAGCGACACAAGCTGCTACTAGGCCTAACAGAGAGATGGCCAACAATACCGGCACAACCGAGTTGCATGCAGCAGCCATTGGACATATCTGGTCAGTGAGATATACAAATGCAGCGAGCGTTCTGTGGTGGATACATATATAAAGGCAGCGAGCAACGCGCGTCTTTCTGTCAAGGATAGCAACCCCTTTCCTGTAGGTACTCTGAACCAATTAAGCAGAATCTTTTGTAGCAAGAATAGACGCGTTGACCACCGAGACGACCAGGATTCCGGAAATTTCGACGCAATTGAAATCCTTGGAATAGAGCATTACTTTACACATGCAAGTTGTTCCATTTGCCACACCTGTCCAATTAAGAGGACACTGATTTGGGTGCCACTTGCCAGGACAGCTCATGGTATTTTACAAATTCCAATGCATACTTTCACATCATTCGAAGCAACTTGCAACTTGTGCTTTTCACTTCTGGCTGCAATCGTACAGGAGCAACAATCAACCGACAAGAAATAAGTTCCATATGCTTGACAATGAAActagtatatttttttttgaaagataaTGAACCAGTATTAGTAATACGAGCTTGGATACCAAGAAATGTACTATTGACTTAGAATAATCAAGCGTTGTcgtaaaaaatgaaaatgagaaACAATTGAGCAAGATTGTAACATTGTAGCAAGCATGACACGCTGTGAAGATGAAACTTTTTTATGTGCAAGCTCTCTGTAAACTACTCATGCTTTCAACAGAAGGGTGCACTGTAAACTACTCACGCTTTTAACTGATGGCAACATGTAGGTCATAGCTAGGGAAAGCTTGTTTCGCAGTATGTGTACtgttctctctttttctatCAGAGGAAACATTTTTGTGTTCTGCTATATATATGATACACGACGATGATGTCTCTTTTCTTTCACAACTACTGGGCTTAACAGAAATTATCCTTAATGCCTATCTCCGGTTCTTAGCAAACCATCATTTGATAActaaaaataacatataatATTCAAAAGACATTTCTTGACTAGTACTGTTCACCTTAAAGATTAAATATGAGCTCAAGCTAGCTGATATTTCTGTTCGTAATCATTAGCAAGCTTATGGTTCAACCGTTCAAGTGATACACTAGCACTTTCTGTTGATCTAGCAGATGATGTTCCCATGttgtcaaataattttttttagatttgtcCCTGGAGCTGTCAAATCTCCAAAGCTCCCACAATGCGATTTGCTCGTTTATCGACCGAGTAACGGAGAGGAAAATGAGATGCCCCATGTTTGTGACACCTGTTTCCTTTTCCCGTTGGGCCGGCCTAGTTTCTCCATGCGCGTGGCACAACCTAGCCCGCTACTTCCATTTCCCTCTTCCTCTCACCGAAGCGTGggtcccacctgtcatcccctccTCCCGTCGCGTGCGCAACAGTCGGCCGAAACTGTCACCCCCATGTCCGTCGCACCCCACGACCCTGAATCCGCAACCGCCGCCCTCTCTCGTGCCTATAAAGCCACCCAACCCTGCCGCCCTTCTCTTTTTCCCCTCAACCTGCCGCCCAAGCTTGCCGTCGTTGAGCCGCCATTGTTGCCGCCTGAAGCTCAGCCGCTCGAAGACCGCTGCAGCCGAGCCCTCCCCGGAGCCACAGCTAAAGTTCTAGGCCAACTCAGCCCAGAAGACTAGCTTGATAGGTGAAAAGCACTTTAACTTTTAAATCGTGCCTCTCCATCATCAATTTCTGTTGTGAGACTAAATCTAACGTATGTAATACAGATATACAACGGTAACATCTAAGTAATTGTTATCCAGATATAGTTACATAGTACACACACTGCACTCCCTGTATGCTGCTTAGTTTCCAAATTGGAGCTGGATGCCTCTAGCAGCTTGCTACTGAAATGTTGCACTAAACCGTTCATAATGTCTGCGCACTAGTCCTGACCGTGCATCATTGAACATGCTACAATAATATCCATATTTCAGGAAGCAAAGCTTACATAAGTAGTTCACGCATCTCcagaaaatatataattaagGTTCTCTGAAACAACCGTGTTCCTTAACTAGTACACAATATTGCATGCAGCATAATAAATCTCACAGTACCGATACAAGACAAATAATATAACAAACTGTGTGCACATATAATTCGTGCAGTCGATTCGACAATTGATGGTAGTGATGGATATTGGACAAAGCTGAAATACTACTACAAATTAAGTAGCTTAGCTTAAGTTGACCTTGCATGCGGATGCTTACTTTTGATTGGTTCATCTACGTGCCTTTTAACTTGCCCCGGACCATCAGCCTCCGCAAGCTCTTACCTTCACTTGCTTaagctcctccaccacctctacCATAGTGGGTCTCTCCTCGACGTATTCCTTGAGACATCGGACAGCGAGCTCGCCAATCCTGTCAAGGCATTCCATGTAAACATGAGACTGAGCATCGCCAGAAAACAAGATGTCTCTGTCATACATCCCCCTTCTGTTGCCCTCGTCCTTGGAGGACATGACGAAGTCTATGGGGAGGCTCCTGTTCCCATCGTACTTGGCCGTCTTCCGGGTGATGAGCTCCAGGAGCACCACGCCAAAGCTGTAGACGTCGCTCTTCTCCGTGAAACGGCCTGTTTTCATGTACACAGGGTCAAGGTAGCTCATATCCGCTATCACGGACCTGGAGTACATGCCCATGGACAGAAGCTTGGACGACCCGAAGTCGGAGACTTTCGGCATGAGGTTGTGATCGAGGAGAATGTTGCCGGACTTGACGTCGCCATGGACATGGTTCTGGCCACCAGGCGAGTGCATGTAGGCGAGAGCTTCCGCAGAGCCGATGGCAATGTCCAGGCGCATCAGCAGCGAGAGCACGCTCATCTTGTTAGCGCCATGGAGCACGTCATAGAGGCTTCCATTGGGGACGAACTCGAAGACCAGTATGGGGACGTTCGTCTCCAGGCAGCACCCGATCAGGCGGACCAGGTTCGCGTGCCTGATCTGGAACTGGAAGGTGATCTCCTTCACGAACTCGTCCTTGCCGATCGCGTCGCCTTTTGCGATGGGGCATTTAACCGCGACTTGTTGGGAGCCATCGATGGTCCCCATGTAGACCTTGCCGAAGGCACCTTGTCCAATGGGCTTTTTGTAGCCATTTGTAATCCTCTTCAGTTGCCCCTTTGTGAAGATGGTAATGCCCACGCTCTTCAGTAGTGTGCCACCGTTTTTGTCGAAATGCTTCCGCTTGTCTCGTCTCTTAAACTCCGTAATTGCCAAACACGCTAGGATGGCGAAAATGAATGTTACTGCAGACACAGACACACAACATCCGTATTTGCATTTGCTGTACAACTATAATATCTACGATTACAGGAAAAAATGTAGTTCGAAGTGTAACAACCATGAAGAAGTGCAGTACAGGAAATTTCTCGTCTCTATTGGTTGTTAATTTACTGAATTACATAATATGAATGTTGATTTTGTCGTGTTTTAGCAAAATCGTTCTAGATATGTTATTTCTCACAGTGAGAGAGGAGTTTTCTTTGGTCTGTGAATTTCAATGTGTGGTGCCTAACATTATTTTTTGATCCTTCGACAACAAAGTGCATAATAGGAAAAATGTATTCGTATTTGAGCTGATGCTAAGAACACGCGAAAATTAATTGATCTGATACTAGCCTGTGGATTTGCATCTTTCTCGACCCTATTAGTTGACTTGACTGATACCCTTCAAAAATGCttatgatataaaaaaatataaatgaccCACTAAACTTTGTGTGTCTGTCTGCTTAATCCACTGGACTTTTAAAACCGTTTAATTGCCCCCCGGACTTTACGAATAACTACCTCAGAGTTTTTTAGATGGTTTTACAATGTTCAAGGGCATGTTTAGACGTTTTTAAACTCCAAAGAGGATTTCGTAGACTGGCTCCTAAACTTCAGGGGTTGGATTCCTCAGATATAACTTTCtaaacctttgttcccatgcaAATGAGGCATTACAAAATGGAAAATGGGTTGCTGGCTCTTCTATTAAGTGCTTGGGAAAGATGGGGAAACTATAAGCTATCATTAAATAAATAGAAGCAAAATTGAGAAACTAGCATTAGATGACATGTGTATCTGATATTTCTGCAACAAAACTGAAATGTTTTCATTTTTCGAGTTAGCAACTATACTGAAATACCAATATAATTGAGAAGAACTTGGGAGATGAGAGTTAATTAATGAATAAGTGCTCACCTGCTATTGCTATTGCGTATCCTGGAAATATAATCTCACATCCTTTGTCACTTTTACCATCTCCTTTGTACCCGAATTTGCATTTGCACGTGTAATCACCTTGTGTGTCATGGCATGTGCTACCGCTGCCACAAGGATATTGTTTTTCATACCTCTCAGGATATGATCTGCGAAGCTCGCACTCATTAATATCTGCATAATAGGTCTATGGTTGTTAGTTTGAGGAAATTAAACGTCCCTCAAAAAGTCAAAAACCATTTCTTTTGCCACCAAACATTTAGCACACAAAGGATATGTACACAAAAATGATATAGAATCTACTGGCAAATTGACCTACTTGTGCATCCGTTGGTGACGTAGGGATTGCCCGTGTATCCCTTGGAGCAGTTGCATAGGTACCCAGAGCCCTGTGTGGCGTTCACACAGTAGCTGTGGGCGCTGACACAAGCGGAAGCTGTCGGTTTCGCCGACGCGCCGCCGTTTTCCGGCGGGAGCGGACAAGACCCACCACTCCTGATGGCCCAGTCAAGCACCAGCGGGACAATTGTCTCAGTTCCTACTCCAAACCGGCTGGCAAAGCTATTAAGGTTTCCAATTGGACTGAAGTGTTGCCGGCTGAAGTTGTACCTAAGAAATACAAGCCTCAGAGTCACTCGGGAGAAATGTTCTCTTTccagaaaatatatattagctAGTATTTAATTGTCATGCTAAGGGTTACTAGTTTTTTCCCTAGCGATTCATTGGAAAGAAACATTATTTCTCAGTACCTATGCATAGGACGAAaaggacaaataaaaaatagaggTCTATTATTTCTATACCACAGATTAAAAGGTATGCACTTGGTTGCTCTGTATATGATCATCTTCAATGCTTATCAACCAAGAATCTCCTTGCCATGGGTTGGATAGTTTGTTACATACCAGCCTTCTCGGACACGAAGGCGTAGCTACAGGGGCTGTAGCTCCACGCAGAACTGACGAGGGTGCCGTTGCCGTTGCCCCAGTCGACCTCTATCGTGCTAAGGTTGGCAGGAATTGGCGTCTGGCAGCAGCCAAGCCCCGCGCACTCATCGCCGTCGTGAGCAGCATCGTCCAAGCTCAGGCAGGTGCTGATGCAGCCGGTGAAGTAGCTCGCGTCCTCCCTGCCATGCAGAAATGCCTCGGTGCTGCATCCGATGGCCGTGAAGACGTTGCGCGTCGGCGAGATCAGATACGGCGAGCCGGAGAAGCTGAGCGAAGAGATGTCCTCGAGTTTTGTTCGGTTAAACAAGTTGTAGCAGACGTACGACACAGCGCTAAATACGCCTATCTCGCCGGTGTCCAACGAGATGCTGGTGACCTCGAAGTCGCCCAAGTATAGTTTTGGAGGGTCGAAGCTATTGTTGCAAGTGAGGCTGAAGTCGCCCTGCCAGGAACAACATACATCGTCGCCGATGCCGAATGGGTAGGGAACGTCTACGTCGCCACACCTGCGAGAGCAGCCCGGCTCTGGACCTAGCATCGTCGGCGACGGCGCCGTTTCATCGGAGCCAGCGGCTACCACAGGCGGCACCACCAGATGGGAAATCATCAGGGTGAACGTAAGGAGAAACCACAGCACTTGTGTCATGGCTTCTAGTTCTATGTGTTTCATGCTCGAGCTAATATACTACTTGGTAAAGAAGCAGCTAACTGGCGATTTGCTTTCCAATTCGCAtgtgggtatatatatatatatatatatatatatatatatatatatatatatatatatatatatatatttgtggcCTTTATGTTCTTTTGGCTATGGTGCAAGATTATTTTGATGTCCAAGTATATAGGATGACTTGACTTTCCTGACCAATGTATTTCCTTGAAGATTCGTGGCTTGCCCTTGAGAAGTAAATTTCCATCCCTCGTGTCCAATACCATATAAAATCCATCCCCATGTCTCGAAATAAATGCAAATTACGTCCTAAGTATTCTTTgctcaaaaaaattgaaattcgtTTGAATGATTTGGCCAGATAACCCGTAGTTCACGGCAAGAACAATAAAATGCAGTGTAGACATGTTGAAGATAGTTGGCGGCACCGGATTGGCAAGAAGGTTAAGGAACTCGAGCATTGGCAAAAAGCCAATGCAATCTGGTATTGGTCCGACAGGCTGTTGTTGACAATGTTCAtatgagtaaaaaaaaaagtgctgtTGAACATATTCTactttgataccacttgtagcATTGATTACGTGCAAAATACCAAATCAGAGAaggtgaatgattgtggaagctaatttcaaattttaaatcacCCTAATTAAATATCTAATTTAATCTCAAAATCAGTTCGGGACAGACCACTATCATATCACTAAAAGCAATGTCTAGACAGATCCAACCGTTGGATTgccttaaaaaatttattgcaTAAACTAGACAATCATGCGAAACTATTTCAATAAGAATTAAGTCAATCGGATATATGGATCCAAAGATATGGAATTCGCAAGAAGAACATGACTAACTATGATCAAACATAACTATTGCAAGATTTACGAAAATTTGAccaaccaatttttttagaggATTACTTGATACCCTATGATGATTTTTGATGGATCACACCAAGACAAATTGCAAAGATTGAACAATCCACCGAAAATCACCGCAAAACGACAAACACGAGGAACAAGGAGAAAAACTTACACTACAACATAACAACTCATCCACGCCGGGTCATCAGTGTCGGCTAGGccagaaccagcactgatgaagtattagtgccggtttgtaacaTGTGCACTCGATCAATGATTGAGTCGGGTTGACCTGGCACTAATACTTCAGTACCGACAGGTAACcatgagccgacactgatactcatgGGCCGGCACTAATAAATGGCACAATATATAAGAGGTGTCTTCTTCTCCCCTGAGCTCAAACATAATAGAGATGAGCTTTGTTCTGCTCGGCTCCCACCTTTGTGTCCAACCTTGCGCTtggagactaaaaaaattggaggAGTCTACATGCCCAATgtgctccaaggttagtaagataatctacattttattttttacttagatttacttactagattgctctaggtttcgAAAGTATGTGATTACTCCAAGGTGATGAATTTGggaggagctagagctccaattgagctctaattgagtaaaaattacaattttcacATTGTAGGGaacatagagatgatctacgTTTCATTTGTGGTTAGATTTATTTGCTCGATTTATCTAGATTTGAAAGTATGTGGTTATGCCATGGTGGCCTAgatctctaattttctagtagtgatttaaggaaaaaaaagattaaaatcacttctaaatagattaaaacctagctccaattttctagtagtgaattaggAAAAACGATTAAagtcacctctaaatagatcaacatattgaatttgaatattATGTTATAGGGATGGGACGTGCACCCCCTAGTCGCAAGAGGACGTGGCAgcatttagaaggtgggtcctctgACTTGGGCCAAGTGCCGAAAGGTGATAGACAATCTAACATGGAGCAAtaaagatgcgaggtaattcaataaattagatgtgcattttgaaatattatatggttatcatttcaatagtttttttaatgGTTGCTAAAACGTAATATTACACATAAATTTGCAGATAGACCGAACATGGCTGTACAAGGCATAGAGTAGATTCGTGCACACTTGTTTCacaggggtttcaagcctggctatatcCGCTGGACCGAGCAATGTGAACATGAGaatgttgtgcatgaagagcagcccacGGTCGAAGAAGACAAGGCAACGATATGAAGGCTGACGAAGATATCGATATGTCAACAATCATAGATACTTTTGTCGGCAACGATGATGACGACCTAGAACGTGTTTGACAGCTtcattggtaccttactagataaATCTGGCAAagcaaaagatacactcaatgcacggttagacctggaagatatgaagctaaggaaaagaatatgctttaagtaaaaatatcaaggacatgtattaagtaagaatatgctttaatttatattaagTAAAAAGTTAACAGCTATTatttatgctttaattagtacaaataaAACTATTTTATGATAGTTATAGATCTAATGCGTATCTACTAAGAATATGccttaatttctattaagtaaaaagctttaatttttattaaacataTACATTGTCTTATGTAACGAAGATGTAGtacacaaattataaacctaatataaaataaattacctcatatataataaattacaaacctaaatatacaataaattagtTTGTGCAAAAATAATGATTAAGTAATACACAAATTATAGATCTAATATAAAccctaatatacaataaattatagTCCTagatataaaacaaaatattttgtcaaaaaaaagaaaataatatcagtgtcagttctagaaaaaaaaactggcaCAGTAGTCGTAGCATCAGTGCCGGCTATGGTCTACAACCAGCATTGATTCtggtatcaatgccggttgtagATCACAGTCGACACATATGCGCTATCCCCTATATATTCAGCACTTAGCCGCATCCTcctccattcatctcccaagcCGCCGCCAGTGCCCTGCATCCCCCCGACGGCTCCCCAGTGCGCCCCATCGCCGACGACCTCCCTTGTGCCTCCCTAATGTGCCGGTCTCCTCCCCGCTGACCCACCGCCACGACACGGGCTCCTCCCCAGTGACCTCTTCCCCTGGTGGCCTCTTCCTTGAGCTCAGTGACATCTTCTGCGTCCCCACACTCCAGGTCATAGTTGACACCGTTGTGCACCAGCTCGCATGCCGCACCACAATGGGCACCTCCGTGCTCGTCTAAGGCTAGATCAAGGAGCCGCATGAGGGGACCAAATAGAATGTGGAGGTCTAGGTCAGTCGTGTGCTCAAGGTTGGAGAGGTTGATGCCGCCATCTACCCGCTGCCCAATGGTAGGGCCAAGCTCATGGTCGAGAAACTTAGGGATGTCTTCCACCTCTGCTCGCGCACCAACACGGTGGGTGCTTTTCTCCTTGCCTCATTTTAAACTTCATTGCATGTATGTGGTTTGGTTTGTGGATGCCCAGATCTTTCAATTCTCGAATTGTTCAGCAAAATTGGTGCTAGGATTTGTAAATTATGTGGATCAATTGGCATGTAAACATAATTTACTATGTTCGTGCGGTGTAAACATACACTTTGATTTTTCCACAATTCCTACAGTGCCACTATTGTAGTATGGAGAATCGCAGTATAAGCTTTATGTAATGCAACTGATTGAAATTAACTGAGTAATGGTTGCATATCAGTAAGGGTCAGCCACAAGTTTGTGTGTTCATGATATCAGCTATGTCATATTTTTGTTAATCTAATCATGTGTAGATATATtataatttctcaaaatttcGCATAAATAGTACGCATGAGTGCGAATGAGTGTGGGAGCACCATTCCAACCCATTGATGATGCTTgtagaaccccccccccccccaataaaTAGAACATTTGCCCATAAATATGATTAAGAGAAGTTGACAATGTAAGTAAGGAAGAAGGAATATATAGAATTTGGGGTCATTGATAAAAACATTTCATACAATGGCTACTCTTCGTGAACAACATGGatacaaataaataataacATAATGTAATTTCtagtttgtgatatatataatGTTGACTAGTTTACATCTGTTGTTCAGTTCTGTCAGCACATATGCCTTACTCTTTGTAGATGCCGCGTGGATCTAGTAGGTATCATGAACGCAGCTGAATGAGTGTCTACTT from the Phragmites australis chromosome 19, lpPhrAust1.1, whole genome shotgun sequence genome contains:
- the LOC133900617 gene encoding wall-associated receptor kinase 2-like, with translation MKHIELEAMTQVLWFLLTFTLMISHLVVPPVVAAGSDETAPSPTMLGPEPGCSRRCGDVDVPYPFGIGDDVCCSWQGDFSLTCNNSFDPPKLYLGDFEVTSISLDTGEIGVFSAVSYVCYNLFNRTKLEDISSLSFSGSPYLISPTRNVFTAIGCSTEAFLHGREDASYFTGCISTCLSLDDAAHDGDECAGLGCCQTPIPANLSTIEVDWGNGNGTLVSSAWSYSPCSYAFVSEKAGMYNFSRQHFSPIGNLNSFASRFGVGTETIVPLVLDWAIRSGGSCPLPPENGGASAKPTASACVSAHSYCVNATQGSGYLCNCSKGYTGNPYVTNGCTNINECELRRSYPERYEKQYPCGSGSTCHDTQGDYTCKCKFGYKGDGKSDKGCEIIFPGYAIAIAVTFIFAILACLAITEFKRRDKRKHFDKNGGTLLKSVGITIFTKGQLKRITNGYKKPIGQGAFGKVYMGTIDGSQQVAVKCPIAKGDAIGKDEFVKEITFQFQIRHANLVRLIGCCLETNVPILVFEFVPNGSLYDVLHGANKMSVLSLLMRLDIAIGSAEALAYMHSPGGQNHVHGDVKSGNILLDHNLMPKVSDFGSSKLLSMGMYSRSVIADMSYLDPVYMKTGRFTEKSDVYSFGVVLLELITRKTAKYDGNRSLPIDFVMSSKDEGNRRGMYDRDILFSGDAQSHVYMECLDRIGELAVRCLKEYVEERPTMVEVVEELKQVKVRACGG